In one window of Gemmatimonadaceae bacterium DNA:
- a CDS encoding multicopper oxidase domain-containing protein, whose protein sequence is MTTLTGQKRQPTRNLRRAVTVISLLVTCIAGARTSVSSAAPEVRPNPNTTSAGMLHDGVLTVALEAKPSLWRFSGTRQPMTVAAFSEQGKPPLMPGPLLRVPVGTQLRLTIRNSLDKPLTFIVPAAVHGAPDRITAMDSVIIAPNTVDTLSAPATVPGSYVYRGTLPDGASKISHIAGVLAGTIVVDSAGITSHPTDRLFVIMATEDSLSSACDDTTSGDRARALGECRGRRFMYTINGTEWPLTDRIHATVGDSLHWRVVNASSQDHPMHLHGFYYRVDALSGPLIDSTSRPARGQLVVTQLLTALASMSLTWSPERPGNWLFHCHFALHNTPYAMIAMPDDPDMRDMAGLVIGAIVASRPGAVGAGHPSQERHLRLVAEETPATAGTLPRMSFVLEESGRRVDTHTDWSPQLDLVRGEPVAITIVNHMAQPTSVHWHGVEVEDSYADGAPGFSGSGTHLAPAIAPGDSFVARFTPPRAGTFMYHTHVDEMREELAGLEGALIVHERRAVNDPDDHVFFLKGQQPRDREHPLEIDGTTNPDTIVLHVGHAARFRFLNLSTAAGTAAPLFWLTARPDSVAAIARDTMLVRWQPIAKDAFDLPASARAIRIAEQIVSLGETYDAEYTPTAPGILRLEVRGATGNHGLLIRVPVRVE, encoded by the coding sequence CCGTCATCTCTTTGCTCGTCACATGCATCGCAGGCGCACGGACGAGCGTGAGCTCCGCCGCTCCGGAGGTGCGCCCGAATCCAAACACCACGAGCGCCGGGATGCTTCACGATGGCGTGTTGACGGTTGCGCTCGAGGCAAAGCCCAGCCTGTGGCGCTTCAGCGGCACTCGTCAGCCGATGACGGTCGCGGCGTTCTCGGAACAGGGTAAACCACCACTCATGCCCGGACCGTTGCTCCGAGTCCCCGTTGGAACGCAGCTCCGGCTCACGATTCGCAACTCGCTCGACAAGCCGCTCACCTTCATCGTGCCTGCCGCGGTGCACGGTGCGCCGGACCGCATCACGGCCATGGATTCCGTGATCATCGCGCCCAACACGGTCGATACGCTCTCCGCGCCTGCGACGGTGCCGGGCAGCTACGTCTACCGTGGCACGCTGCCCGACGGCGCGAGCAAGATCTCGCATATCGCCGGCGTGCTCGCCGGCACGATCGTCGTCGACAGCGCCGGCATAACGTCGCATCCAACCGATCGCCTCTTCGTCATCATGGCGACGGAAGATTCCCTATCGTCGGCGTGCGACGACACGACCTCCGGGGATCGTGCACGCGCGTTGGGTGAATGCCGTGGCCGCCGATTCATGTATACGATCAACGGCACCGAATGGCCGTTGACGGACCGGATTCACGCCACGGTCGGCGACTCGCTGCACTGGCGAGTGGTGAACGCGTCCTCGCAGGACCATCCGATGCACCTGCACGGCTTCTACTATCGCGTCGACGCGCTGTCCGGTCCGCTGATCGATTCGACCAGTCGCCCGGCGCGCGGACAGCTGGTCGTCACGCAGCTGCTCACGGCGCTGGCAAGTATGTCGCTGACCTGGTCGCCCGAGCGCCCGGGAAATTGGCTGTTCCACTGTCACTTCGCCCTGCACAACACACCGTACGCGATGATCGCGATGCCCGACGATCCCGACATGCGGGACATGGCCGGCCTCGTCATCGGCGCGATCGTCGCGTCGCGACCGGGCGCCGTCGGCGCGGGTCATCCGTCACAGGAGCGACACCTTCGACTCGTCGCCGAGGAGACCCCGGCCACGGCGGGGACATTGCCGCGCATGTCGTTCGTGCTCGAGGAGAGTGGTCGGCGCGTCGATACGCACACCGACTGGAGCCCGCAGCTCGACCTCGTTCGCGGCGAGCCGGTCGCGATCACGATCGTGAACCACATGGCCCAGCCGACGAGCGTGCACTGGCATGGCGTGGAGGTCGAAGACAGCTATGCGGACGGCGCGCCGGGGTTCAGCGGTTCCGGAACGCATCTGGCTCCCGCGATCGCGCCGGGAGACTCATTCGTTGCGCGCTTCACACCGCCGCGCGCCGGCACGTTCATGTACCATACGCACGTCGACGAGATGCGCGAAGAGCTCGCGGGGCTCGAGGGTGCGCTCATCGTGCACGAGCGGCGCGCCGTCAACGATCCGGACGACCACGTTTTTTTTCTCAAGGGACAACAACCACGCGACCGAGAACACCCGCTCGAGATCGACGGGACAACGAACCCCGACACCATCGTGCTTCACGTCGGGCACGCTGCGCGCTTTCGGTTTCTCAATCTCTCAACCGCCGCCGGAACAGCCGCACCGCTGTTCTGGCTCACCGCGCGACCGGACAGCGTCGCGGCGATCGCGCGAGACACGATGCTCGTGCGCTGGCAGCCGATCGCCAAGGACGCGTTCGATCTTCCGGCATCGGCCCGCGCGATCCGGATCGCCGAGCAAATCGTCAGCCTCGGAGAGACCTACGACGCCGAGTATACGCCGACGGCCCCGGGCATCCTTCGCCTCGAGGTGCGGGGCGCCACTGGAAACCACGGGTTGCTGATTCGCGTTCCAGTACGAGTGGAGTGA
- a CDS encoding pectinesterase family protein, translated as MRRVGVALALACVAAAAARAQDTRNVVEPKRPESCAVLNAELSPVADTTIADGDESKLDTRRIQAAIDHCGAGRAVVLRAAGAKRAFLSGPLTLQRGVTLLVDTNAILFGSRDPREYDIDGRCGTVDEKGHGCKPLIAANGAVGVGVMGPGTIDGRGWAKLLGKNVSWWDLAQDAKVRNLSQSCPRLIVLTKSDGAVLYDVTLKNSGNFHVVFDHGSGFTVWGIRIDTRDPRARNTDGVDPTSATNVTITHSYINTGDDDVAIKAGKVASTHMTVSHNHFYRGHGMSIGSETDGGASAIRVFDLSVEGADNGLRIKSNASRGGLVRDIEYRDVCIRRTKEPILMDTHYTASPETTGKLIPEYRDIRLADVRVLDGGKVTLDGYDASRRLEIAFNNVVFDDPKAITLLAQHVTLTRGPGPSNLTVAGEDVKLTGTPSDAPPNACTGKFVPMPAMASAGSSGGAHYAAVVDAKFRGTDGDSSTGTPTFHTLGAALTALPPNGVGRAAILMKNGRYHEKLTIDRPYVSLVGESRDGTILSYDAAADTPNPGGGTYGTRGSFTLRVVAPDFRAENLTVENAFDYPANVAKPDSDRTKLKNMQAVALMLDLGSDRATFVNVKITGFQDTLFPNSGRSYFARCEVWGHVDFIFGAGQAVFDDCDIVSRDRGSKTNNGYVTAASTDLGQPYGFLFLRSRLKKERPSMSPNSVTLGRPWHPFANPRAVASVAFIACWMDDHIGERGWDRMSSVDSTGTRVWYEPASARFAEYGTKGPGAVHSEARRVLSETDAARYTVGAVLSGWTPLIGQTAR; from the coding sequence ATGAGACGCGTGGGCGTCGCGCTGGCGCTCGCCTGCGTCGCGGCGGCGGCCGCTCGCGCTCAGGACACGCGCAACGTCGTCGAGCCGAAGCGTCCGGAGTCGTGCGCTGTCCTCAATGCCGAGTTGTCGCCCGTCGCGGACACGACGATCGCCGACGGCGACGAGTCGAAGCTCGACACGCGTCGCATTCAGGCGGCCATCGACCATTGCGGGGCGGGGCGTGCCGTCGTGTTGCGCGCCGCCGGCGCGAAACGCGCGTTTCTCAGTGGGCCGCTCACGCTGCAGCGAGGTGTGACGCTCCTCGTCGACACGAATGCCATTCTCTTCGGCTCGCGCGACCCGCGCGAGTACGACATCGACGGCCGTTGCGGTACCGTGGACGAGAAGGGTCACGGCTGCAAGCCGCTCATCGCGGCAAACGGCGCCGTCGGCGTCGGCGTCATGGGCCCGGGGACGATCGACGGGCGGGGCTGGGCCAAGCTGCTCGGCAAGAACGTCTCGTGGTGGGACCTCGCGCAGGACGCGAAGGTGCGCAATCTGTCGCAGAGCTGCCCGCGCCTCATCGTGCTCACGAAATCGGACGGCGCGGTGCTGTACGATGTCACGCTCAAGAACTCGGGCAACTTCCACGTCGTGTTCGACCACGGGTCCGGATTCACGGTGTGGGGCATCCGCATCGACACGCGCGATCCGCGGGCCCGAAACACGGACGGCGTCGATCCGACGAGCGCGACGAACGTCACGATCACCCACAGCTACATCAATACCGGCGACGACGACGTGGCGATCAAGGCGGGGAAGGTCGCCAGCACGCACATGACGGTCTCGCACAACCATTTCTATCGCGGCCACGGCATGTCAATCGGCAGCGAGACGGACGGCGGCGCGAGCGCGATTCGCGTATTCGATCTCTCGGTCGAGGGCGCGGACAACGGACTGCGCATCAAGTCGAACGCGAGCCGAGGTGGGTTGGTCCGCGATATCGAATATCGCGATGTTTGCATCCGGCGCACGAAAGAGCCAATTCTAATGGACACGCACTACACGGCGTCGCCGGAGACCACGGGCAAGCTGATCCCCGAGTACCGCGACATCCGTCTCGCCGACGTGCGCGTGCTCGACGGCGGGAAGGTGACCCTCGACGGGTACGACGCTTCGCGCCGCCTCGAGATCGCGTTCAACAACGTCGTGTTCGACGACCCGAAGGCGATCACGTTGCTCGCCCAACACGTCACGCTTACTCGTGGACCGGGGCCGTCGAACCTCACGGTCGCCGGCGAGGACGTGAAGCTCACCGGCACACCGTCGGACGCGCCGCCGAATGCGTGCACCGGGAAGTTCGTCCCGATGCCGGCGATGGCGTCGGCCGGCAGCTCGGGGGGGGCGCATTACGCGGCCGTCGTCGACGCGAAGTTTCGAGGGACGGACGGCGATAGCTCGACCGGCACGCCGACCTTTCACACACTCGGCGCGGCGCTGACGGCACTTCCACCGAACGGCGTTGGGCGCGCGGCGATCCTGATGAAGAATGGTCGCTACCACGAGAAGCTCACCATTGATCGGCCCTACGTCTCACTGGTCGGGGAAAGCCGAGACGGCACGATCCTCTCGTACGACGCGGCCGCCGACACGCCGAATCCCGGTGGCGGCACGTACGGCACGCGCGGCAGCTTCACGCTTCGCGTCGTGGCGCCTGATTTCCGCGCCGAAAACCTCACGGTCGAAAACGCATTCGACTATCCGGCCAATGTCGCCAAGCCCGATAGCGACAGAACGAAGCTCAAGAACATGCAAGCCGTCGCGCTGATGCTCGACCTGGGCTCCGACCGCGCGACGTTCGTGAACGTGAAGATCACCGGCTTCCAGGACACGCTCTTTCCAAACTCGGGCCGCAGCTATTTCGCGCGCTGCGAGGTGTGGGGGCACGTCGACTTCATCTTTGGTGCCGGGCAGGCGGTGTTCGACGACTGCGACATCGTGTCGCGCGATCGCGGGAGCAAGACGAACAACGGATACGTGACGGCGGCGAGCACCGACCTCGGCCAGCCCTACGGCTTTCTCTTTCTGCGCAGCCGCTTGAAGAAGGAGCGGCCGTCGATGTCACCGAATTCGGTGACGCTCGGCCGGCCGTGGCATCCGTTCGCCAACCCGCGCGCCGTGGCGAGCGTGGCCTTCATAGCCTGCTGGATGGACGACCACATCGGCGAGCGCGGGTGGGATCGGATGTCGTCGGTCGACTCGACCGGCACGCGTGTGTGGTACGAGCCTGCGTCGGCACGTTTCGCGGAGTATGGAACGAAGGGTCCGGGCGCCGTGCACAGCGAGGCGCGTCGTGTGCTGAGCGAAACGGACGCCGCGCGCTACACCGTGGGCGCGGTGCTGTCGGGCTGGACGCCGCTCATCGGACAGACGGCTAGATAG
- a CDS encoding DUF4861 domain-containing protein: MTRHLGLVLAGIVAVAPAAAAQGAGFAVRVQNTLTIARPDETIGIRWADVRSHIPSAAPGSVRVRSSAGDEIVSQVVDNDGDGTVDELIFQGSFTAGEAKRFIVESGAPGFAQPKLRAYAVHEDPRDDVAWESDRIAFRIYGQGLWKVDSLNSSGVDIWVKRVRDPIVDKWYAKGHDEYHHDNGEGADFFDVGESLGAGGTGIWRGDKLYRALNFKGWRVIAPGPVRAIFELQYQPWDAAGLRVSETKRVSLDAGHNLNHVVSIFKTDDASADIPWVTGIVKRPSVVGFESKAKSWAWLAEWGPVVPKNGGHGDLGIGILLPRDAVVDWKETNDHYMAVSHAKSGEAMSYYIGAGWTASGDFHDVRDWWNYLDQQAQRIATPLSVTIEARP; the protein is encoded by the coding sequence ATGACCCGCCATCTAGGCTTGGTGCTCGCCGGAATCGTCGCCGTCGCTCCCGCTGCCGCCGCGCAGGGAGCCGGATTCGCGGTCAGAGTACAGAACACGCTGACCATCGCCCGCCCCGACGAGACGATCGGCATCCGGTGGGCCGACGTTCGCTCGCACATCCCGAGCGCGGCGCCGGGGTCGGTGCGCGTGCGGTCGAGCGCGGGCGACGAGATCGTGTCGCAGGTCGTCGACAACGACGGCGACGGGACGGTGGACGAGTTGATCTTCCAAGGGTCCTTCACGGCGGGCGAAGCGAAGCGGTTCATCGTCGAGAGCGGGGCGCCGGGATTTGCCCAGCCGAAGCTTCGCGCCTATGCCGTTCACGAGGACCCGCGCGACGACGTCGCGTGGGAGAGCGATCGCATCGCGTTTCGCATCTACGGCCAGGGACTCTGGAAGGTCGACTCGCTCAACAGCAGCGGCGTCGACATTTGGGTCAAGCGCGTGCGCGATCCGATCGTCGACAAGTGGTACGCCAAGGGCCACGACGAGTACCACCACGACAACGGCGAAGGCGCCGACTTCTTCGACGTCGGCGAATCGCTCGGCGCCGGTGGGACGGGGATCTGGCGCGGCGATAAGCTGTATCGCGCGCTCAACTTCAAGGGATGGCGCGTCATCGCGCCGGGGCCGGTGCGGGCGATCTTCGAGCTGCAGTATCAGCCGTGGGACGCCGCGGGACTGCGTGTGTCGGAAACGAAGCGTGTCTCGCTCGACGCGGGGCACAACCTCAACCACGTCGTCAGCATCTTCAAGACGGACGACGCCTCGGCCGACATCCCGTGGGTGACGGGCATCGTGAAGCGCCCCAGCGTCGTCGGGTTCGAGAGCAAGGCGAAGTCGTGGGCGTGGCTCGCAGAGTGGGGGCCGGTCGTTCCGAAAAATGGCGGCCACGGCGATCTCGGCATCGGCATTCTCCTGCCGCGCGACGCGGTCGTCGACTGGAAGGAGACGAACGACCACTACATGGCGGTGTCGCACGCGAAGTCGGGCGAAGCGATGAGCTACTACATCGGCGCCGGTTGGACGGCGAGCGGCGACTTCCACGACGTGCGCGACTGGTGGAACTACCTCGACCAACAGGCGCAGCGCATCGCCACGCCGTTGTCGGTCACGATCGAGGCACGGCCATGA
- the kduI gene encoding 5-dehydro-4-deoxy-D-glucuronate isomerase: protein MHHLPDAQRARHLSADELRAAFLVRGLFSAGRLTLKHVDLDRVILGGAVPLGETLPLDPPAWLAAEHFLERRELGVLNIGGPGVVRAAGTSFEMQPRDVVYLGRGTRDVSFGSSSAERPARFYLVSYPAHATHPSARIARADADASDLGTEAGANRRRLAKYIHPGRVQTAQLLMGVTTLATGNVWNTMPSHRHVRRTEVYLYFDLPEKDVVMHLLGEPGETRHVVVRNEEVALSPAWSIHSGCGTAAYSFCWAMGGENQDFSDMQAVDMRELK from the coding sequence ATGCATCATCTGCCGGACGCCCAACGGGCGAGACACCTTTCCGCTGACGAGCTGCGCGCGGCGTTTCTCGTGCGCGGGCTGTTCAGCGCGGGTCGGCTCACGCTCAAACACGTCGATCTCGATCGTGTGATCCTCGGCGGAGCAGTGCCACTCGGTGAAACGCTCCCGCTGGATCCTCCCGCGTGGCTCGCGGCCGAGCACTTTCTGGAACGCCGAGAGCTGGGCGTGCTGAACATCGGCGGGCCCGGGGTCGTTCGCGCGGCGGGCACGAGCTTCGAGATGCAGCCGCGCGATGTGGTCTATCTCGGGCGCGGCACGCGCGACGTGTCGTTCGGCAGCTCGAGCGCCGAACGGCCCGCGCGCTTTTACCTCGTCAGCTATCCGGCGCACGCGACGCACCCGTCCGCGCGAATCGCGCGCGCCGACGCCGACGCGTCGGATCTCGGCACCGAGGCGGGTGCCAACCGACGGCGCCTGGCCAAATACATCCACCCCGGTCGCGTGCAGACGGCCCAGCTGCTCATGGGCGTAACGACGTTGGCGACGGGCAACGTGTGGAACACGATGCCGAGTCACCGCCACGTGCGGCGCACCGAGGTCTACCTGTACTTCGATCTACCGGAGAAGGACGTCGTCATGCATCTGCTCGGCGAGCCCGGCGAAACGCGCCACGTGGTCGTGCGGAACGAGGAAGTGGCGCTCTCGCCGGCGTGGTCGATTCACTCGGGGTGCGGCACCGCGGCCTACTCGTTTTGCTGGGCGATGGGCGGCGAGAACCAGGATTTCTCGGACATGCAAGCGGTCGACATGAGGGAACTGAAATGA